In Bacillus sp. NP247, one DNA window encodes the following:
- the fdhF gene encoding formate dehydrogenase subunit alpha, translating into MTEQTVRVTVDGKELFASGEKTILQLFNESNLEHPQICHVPEVDPIQTCDTCIVEVDGKLMRACSTKLENGMHIERQSQRAKEAQTEAMDRILENHLLYCTVCDNNNGNCKVHNTVHMMEIEEQKYPYEPKVSACEVDTSHPFYRYDPNQCIACGQCVEVCQNLQVNETLSIDWSLDRPRVIWDNGVSINDSSCVSCGQCVTVCPCNALMEKTMLGEAGFMTGLKPDVLDPMIDFVKDVEPGYSSILAVSEVEAAMRKTKVNKTKTVCTFCGVGCSFEVWTKDRQILKVQPVSDAPVNGISTCVKGKFGWDFVNSEDRITKPLIRQGDMFVEASWEEALEVVASNMQHIKSEYGSDAFGFISSSKVTNEENYLMQKLARQIYGTNNVDNCSRYCQSPATDGLFKTVGMGGDAGTVKDIAEAGLVIVVGANPTEGHPVLATRVKRAHKLHEQKLIVADLRKHEMAERADIFVHPSQGTDYVWLAGITKYIIDQDWHDKKFIAENVKNFDEYSKMLEKYTLDYTEKITGISKDNLKEMARMVYEADGTCVLWGMGVTQNTGGSTTSAAISNLLLVTGNYRRPGAGAYPLRGHNNVQGACDMATLPNWLPGYQAVSDDVHRAKFEKEYGTTIPKEPGLNNIAMLLAAEEGKLRGMYVMGEEMALVDSNANHVQHILANLDFLVVQDMFLSKTARFADVILPAAPSLEKEGTFTNTERRIQRLYEVLKPLGDSKPDWWILQKVARALGGDWDYGSPSEIMDEIASLAPLYSQATYDRLEGWNSLCWGSHDGSDTPLLYVDGFNFPDKLARLSLDEWIPPVVAPDEYDLLLNNGRMLEHFHEGNMTNKSAGILSKVSEVFVEISPELAKERNVKDGGLVELASPFGKIKVQALVTDRVTGNELYLPMHATVNEEAINILTGTATDIYTCTPAYKQTMVKLRVLREKGNRPLPSSNPRDKKRHPRNGVEIEQKWQRKQYVSLVDQN; encoded by the coding sequence ATGACAGAACAGACAGTCCGTGTAACCGTTGATGGTAAAGAACTTTTTGCATCGGGTGAAAAGACGATACTCCAATTATTTAATGAAAGTAATTTAGAACATCCTCAAATTTGTCATGTACCAGAGGTAGACCCTATTCAAACCTGTGATACATGTATTGTAGAAGTAGATGGGAAGTTAATGCGTGCTTGTTCAACGAAGCTAGAGAATGGTATGCATATTGAAAGACAATCGCAGCGTGCTAAAGAGGCGCAGACTGAGGCGATGGATCGAATATTAGAGAATCATTTATTGTATTGTACAGTATGTGATAACAATAATGGTAACTGTAAAGTCCATAATACAGTACATATGATGGAGATTGAAGAACAGAAATATCCGTATGAACCGAAAGTAAGTGCATGCGAAGTGGATACGTCGCATCCATTCTATCGATACGATCCAAATCAATGTATTGCTTGTGGACAGTGTGTAGAAGTATGTCAAAATTTACAAGTGAATGAAACGTTATCAATCGATTGGAGTTTAGACCGTCCACGTGTTATTTGGGACAATGGTGTAAGTATAAATGACTCATCTTGTGTGAGTTGTGGGCAATGTGTAACAGTATGTCCGTGTAATGCGTTAATGGAAAAAACAATGCTGGGTGAAGCAGGATTTATGACAGGATTAAAACCAGATGTGTTGGATCCAATGATTGATTTTGTAAAAGATGTAGAACCTGGATATAGCAGTATTTTAGCGGTTTCAGAAGTAGAGGCTGCGATGCGTAAGACGAAAGTTAATAAAACAAAAACAGTTTGTACATTTTGTGGTGTAGGTTGTTCATTTGAAGTATGGACGAAAGATCGTCAAATTTTGAAAGTGCAACCTGTTTCAGATGCACCGGTTAATGGTATTTCCACATGTGTAAAAGGTAAATTTGGCTGGGATTTTGTGAACAGTGAAGATCGTATTACAAAGCCATTAATCCGCCAAGGAGATATGTTTGTTGAGGCTTCATGGGAAGAGGCTCTTGAAGTTGTTGCATCTAATATGCAGCATATTAAATCAGAATACGGCAGCGATGCATTTGGGTTCATTTCTTCTTCGAAAGTAACGAATGAAGAAAATTATCTTATGCAAAAACTAGCTCGTCAAATATATGGAACGAATAATGTAGACAACTGTTCCCGTTATTGTCAATCTCCAGCAACAGACGGTTTATTTAAAACTGTCGGTATGGGCGGGGATGCTGGAACAGTGAAAGATATCGCTGAAGCAGGTCTTGTTATTGTTGTTGGTGCGAATCCAACAGAAGGACATCCTGTACTTGCAACTAGAGTGAAACGTGCTCATAAATTACATGAACAAAAACTAATTGTCGCAGACCTTCGTAAACATGAAATGGCGGAACGTGCTGATATATTTGTTCACCCGAGTCAAGGGACAGATTATGTATGGCTTGCTGGTATTACGAAATATATTATTGATCAAGATTGGCATGATAAAAAGTTCATAGCTGAAAATGTAAAGAATTTTGATGAATATAGCAAAATGCTAGAAAAGTATACGCTTGATTATACTGAGAAAATTACAGGGATTTCTAAAGATAATCTTAAAGAGATGGCTCGTATGGTATATGAAGCAGATGGTACTTGTGTACTTTGGGGAATGGGTGTAACTCAAAATACAGGAGGAAGTACAACGTCAGCTGCAATTTCAAATTTACTGCTTGTTACGGGCAACTATCGTCGTCCTGGTGCAGGTGCATATCCGTTACGCGGACATAATAACGTACAAGGTGCTTGTGATATGGCAACATTACCGAACTGGCTTCCAGGTTATCAAGCGGTTTCGGATGATGTGCATCGTGCGAAATTTGAAAAAGAATACGGTACTACCATTCCGAAAGAACCGGGATTAAATAATATCGCAATGTTACTTGCGGCCGAAGAAGGAAAATTGCGTGGTATGTATGTTATGGGAGAAGAAATGGCTTTAGTAGATTCAAATGCCAACCATGTACAACATATTTTAGCGAATTTAGACTTCCTTGTTGTTCAAGATATGTTCTTATCGAAAACAGCTCGTTTTGCCGATGTTATTTTACCGGCAGCACCAAGCTTAGAAAAAGAAGGAACATTTACAAATACAGAGCGCCGTATTCAAAGATTGTATGAAGTATTGAAGCCACTTGGTGATTCTAAGCCAGATTGGTGGATTTTACAAAAAGTAGCTCGTGCATTGGGCGGAGACTGGGATTATGGAAGTCCAAGTGAAATTATGGATGAAATTGCATCACTTGCCCCGTTATACTCACAAGCAACGTATGACCGTTTAGAAGGCTGGAATAGTTTATGTTGGGGTAGCCATGATGGTAGTGACACACCGCTATTATATGTAGATGGATTTAACTTCCCAGACAAACTAGCACGTTTATCACTGGATGAATGGATTCCGCCAGTTGTAGCACCAGATGAGTATGATTTACTATTAAATAATGGCCGTATGCTAGAGCATTTCCATGAAGGGAATATGACGAATAAGTCGGCTGGCATTTTATCTAAAGTGTCTGAAGTATTTGTTGAAATTTCACCTGAACTTGCTAAAGAACGCAATGTGAAAGATGGTGGTCTTGTAGAGTTAGCATCACCATTTGGAAAGATTAAAGTACAAGCGCTTGTTACAGATCGTGTAACTGGAAATGAGTTATATTTGCCGATGCATGCGACAGTAAATGAAGAGGCAATTAATATTTTAACAGGAACAGCAACAGACATTTATACGTGTACACCAGCTTATAAACAAACAATGGTGAAACTGCGCGTATTACGTGAAAAAGGAAATCGTCCGTTACCATCTTCAAACCCGAGAGATAAAAAACGTCATCCGCGAAATGGTGTTGAAATCGAGCAAAAGTGGCAAAGAAAACAATACGTATCACTTGTGGACCAGAATTAG
- a CDS encoding glycerophosphoryl diester phosphodiesterase membrane domain-containing protein yields the protein MQHRKRLSIPGVMRHSFQTVQFAFWNVLTFQLVYKLLAAIVFIPLLGIVFNKLLYFGGYANATNDELVAFLKTPYGILAIVILSILALFLIFTEFAVLIIISYFAHKRQKVRLRPILYKTVTYLPSLFTYCLPGFILYAVVLLPLLNMGYETALIPQIQIPNFITGELFKTTMGQVGYYTFFAVVAYLNLRWIFVLPIVVLEQKTFRVAARKSAALVKESFFKVLFFLVGFFISIGIVYVVFWGIYLLCLWGVYEFTSPKGTFALLAESTMSVFLTSTLYLFSFIVTPFYIMAITRLYLQKVPVEDVLLEEGLDYSKTKADKCFFQKHRWKFISVYIVGIITAGMVVAFIVTFISNSYKEPIIMAHRGYISKGVENTKEAVQGAIDAKADYAEIDVLQTKDGELAVIHDLKLKRLANANVHVSDLTMNELRQLTLSQDGFSGQISTLDEIIKLAKGKIKLNIEVKLHGGEKYFVNKVLKTIKDNEFEKQCVIQTLHYPLIKEFKRANSDIKVGYILYASRANLKNVKADFYVAEEYMLNKKLVKEARKLNKPIYVWTVNDMESLKAYYKLNVDGIITDYPEDARETIKMLKEQEAEESDIFDKITETTEDLFSKLFISYPAAG from the coding sequence ATGCAACACCGTAAAAGACTATCTATACCAGGAGTAATGAGACATTCCTTTCAAACAGTACAATTTGCTTTTTGGAATGTGTTAACATTTCAGCTCGTCTATAAATTGTTAGCTGCAATTGTGTTTATCCCCCTCTTAGGTATTGTTTTCAATAAGTTATTGTACTTTGGTGGTTATGCAAATGCGACAAATGATGAATTAGTAGCATTTTTGAAAACACCATATGGGATTTTGGCGATTGTAATTTTATCGATATTAGCATTGTTTCTTATTTTTACGGAATTTGCAGTGCTTATTATTATTTCGTATTTCGCTCATAAAAGGCAAAAGGTAAGATTACGTCCGATTTTGTATAAAACAGTAACGTATTTACCTTCTCTTTTTACATATTGCTTACCAGGATTTATTTTATATGCTGTCGTATTATTACCTCTTTTAAATATGGGATATGAAACGGCATTAATTCCGCAAATTCAAATTCCTAACTTTATTACAGGAGAACTCTTCAAGACAACGATGGGACAAGTTGGTTATTACACGTTCTTTGCTGTAGTCGCGTATTTGAACCTTCGCTGGATTTTTGTTCTACCTATTGTCGTTTTAGAGCAAAAAACATTTCGCGTGGCAGCACGCAAAAGTGCAGCTTTAGTAAAAGAAAGCTTTTTTAAAGTACTATTCTTTTTAGTAGGTTTTTTCATTTCAATAGGGATTGTGTATGTTGTATTTTGGGGAATATATTTATTGTGCCTATGGGGTGTGTATGAATTTACAAGCCCGAAAGGAACATTCGCATTGTTAGCTGAATCAACAATGTCTGTATTCCTAACAAGTACATTGTATTTATTTAGCTTTATCGTGACACCATTTTATATTATGGCTATAACAAGATTGTACTTACAAAAGGTTCCGGTTGAAGATGTGTTATTAGAAGAAGGATTAGATTATTCGAAAACGAAAGCAGATAAATGTTTCTTCCAAAAACATCGTTGGAAATTTATTAGTGTATATATTGTAGGGATTATTACGGCCGGAATGGTTGTTGCCTTCATTGTAACGTTTATTTCAAATTCGTATAAAGAACCGATTATTATGGCGCACCGCGGATATATATCAAAAGGGGTAGAAAATACGAAAGAAGCTGTGCAAGGTGCTATTGATGCAAAAGCAGACTACGCTGAAATAGATGTATTACAAACGAAAGACGGTGAACTGGCGGTTATACATGACTTGAAGTTAAAACGTCTTGCAAATGCCAATGTGCATGTGTCAGATTTAACGATGAATGAATTAAGGCAGCTTACTCTTAGTCAAGATGGATTTTCAGGACAAATAAGTACACTTGATGAAATCATTAAGCTTGCAAAGGGGAAAATCAAACTCAATATTGAAGTGAAGCTTCATGGGGGCGAAAAATACTTTGTAAACAAAGTATTAAAAACGATTAAAGATAATGAATTTGAGAAGCAATGTGTAATTCAAACGTTACACTATCCACTCATTAAAGAGTTTAAGCGTGCAAATTCAGATATAAAAGTAGGATATATACTGTATGCAAGTAGAGCTAACTTAAAGAATGTGAAAGCTGACTTTTATGTAGCAGAAGAATACATGTTAAATAAGAAATTAGTAAAAGAAGCAAGGAAGTTAAATAAGCCAATTTACGTATGGACAGTGAATGATATGGAAAGTTTAAAGGCATATTATAAGTTAAACGTAGATGGTATCATTACCGATTATCCTGAAGACGCACGTGAAACAATTAAGATGTTAAAAGAACAAGAAGCT
- a CDS encoding DUF1641 domain-containing protein, with product MAKEITLIKKKIVTEEEKKQQVTDELLNELAENREAIEETMQLLGQLQKAGILDAAISLLAAKEDVSKIAVEQLNREPVKNALNNMMGAGEALSSVDPEITKQITSSLVTGLQFATDELKNGKKTKVMDFFKVLKDPDINRAITFGFSFLKAFGQGLEKK from the coding sequence ATGGCAAAAGAGATTACTTTAATTAAAAAGAAGATTGTAACAGAAGAAGAAAAGAAACAGCAAGTAACAGATGAACTGTTAAATGAGCTAGCTGAAAATAGAGAAGCAATAGAAGAGACGATGCAGCTATTAGGACAGTTGCAAAAAGCTGGGATTTTAGATGCAGCAATTAGCTTACTTGCTGCGAAAGAAGATGTTTCGAAAATCGCTGTGGAGCAATTAAATCGTGAACCAGTAAAAAACGCATTAAACAATATGATGGGGGCAGGAGAGGCATTATCTTCAGTGGACCCAGAAATAACGAAACAAATAACATCTAGTTTAGTCACTGGATTACAATTTGCAACGGATGAGCTGAAAAACGGAAAGAAAACAAAAGTGATGGATTTCTTTAAGGTATTAAAAGATCCAGATATCAACAGGGCGATTACATTCGGTTTTAGTTTCTTAAAAGCATTTGGACAAGGACTAGAGAAAAAATAG